TACACGAGCACCTCGGCCGGGACCGGCAGGCTCTCGAGCGGCCACCCCAGCGAACGGCGTTCGGGAGAGAGCTCGCTTCTGGAGAGCAAGACCACGAGATCGAGGTCGCTGCCGACGCCGTGGTCACCGCGGGCATAGGAGCCGAAGTAGCCGACGGCCAAGACCTCGGCATGGCTCTCGAGCAGCCCTCGCGCCCAGGCCCGCGCGGCGCGGTCGACCTCGTCAGGCCCCGGCCAGCGAAACACGGACGAAGTCGAGGATCTCACCGGCATAGGCAATCGCCT
This DNA window, taken from Deinococcota bacterium, encodes the following:
- a CDS encoding nucleotidyltransferase domain-containing protein — translated: MPVRSSTSSVFRWPGPDEVDRAARAWARGLLESHAEVLAVGYFGSYARGDHGVGSDLDLVVLLSRSELSPERRSLGWPLESLPVPAEVLVYTAEEWRGLAGGGGRFYRMLRDETVWVCRRGEQRGEQGVP